The following are from one region of the Chitinivibrionales bacterium genome:
- a CDS encoding DUF721 domain-containing protein → MMRKSKPESITQILNSFLSEQGYLTACREYDVVRMWPEIVGEKIAENTQCTRAEDGVLYVRVPSAAWRQEISYLKKEILDKIEEKSGCSSIKEIIFY, encoded by the coding sequence ATGATGAGAAAAAGTAAGCCGGAGTCAATAACGCAAATCCTGAATTCGTTTTTATCCGAACAAGGCTATCTAACCGCATGCAGAGAGTATGACGTTGTGCGCATGTGGCCCGAGATCGTAGGAGAAAAGATTGCAGAGAATACCCAATGCACAAGGGCTGAGGATGGTGTCTTGTATGTCCGTGTCCCCTCTGCAGCCTGGAGGCAGGAAATTAGCTATTTAAAAAAGGAGATCCTGGACAAAATCGAAGAAAAGTCCGGATGCTCCTCAATAAAGGAAATAATATTTTATTAA
- the gyrB gene encoding DNA topoisomerase (ATP-hydrolyzing) subunit B, which produces MSNFEYSAENIKTLKGLDAVRKRPAMYIGSTGVQGLHHLVFEVVDNSIDEALAGYATKVDVVIHKDNSVTVVDDGRGIPVGHHSEAQMSALQLVMTTLHAGGKFDNSSYKVSGGLHGVGVSCVNALSIHLEVEVSLDGKVHFMRFENGVPVSDIKVTGETDKRGTKITFKPDPAIFETTEYSFDVLSKRLRELAFLNKGVRITINDDRVEDKKHDFCYPGGLISFVQFLDENKTPLHHEPIYFQKGIEKIEIEIAMQYNDSYAENLFSFANNINTIDGGTHLSGFKKALTRTINTYIGKYNLIKNNKIELRGEDLREGLTAVISVKLPDPQFEGQTKHRLGNSDIMGIVESAVNNIFATFLEENPPVAKKITEKCINSAIARDAARKARQLARRKTVMDGGGLPGKLADCQERNPGNCEIFVVEGDSAGGSAKMGRDRTFQAILPLKGKILNVEKARIDKVISHDEIQALVQALGTGFGQSENGEEDGFNIDKLRYHKIIIMTDADVDGSHIRTLLLTFFFRHMPDLIEKGFVYIAQPPLYKIKSGKEERYVFTDEGKQKVVEEWKERKNLSLQRYKGLGEMNPDQLAETTMNPETRRLLKVKLEDSVEADRIFTMLMGEEVEPRRRFIEQNAEKVQNLDI; this is translated from the coding sequence ATGAGCAATTTTGAATACAGTGCAGAAAACATCAAGACACTGAAGGGGCTCGATGCAGTCCGGAAACGGCCCGCCATGTATATCGGCAGCACCGGCGTACAGGGCCTTCACCACCTGGTTTTTGAAGTCGTTGATAATTCAATCGATGAAGCGCTCGCCGGCTATGCAACGAAAGTCGATGTTGTCATTCATAAGGACAATTCGGTCACCGTTGTTGATGATGGTCGTGGTATTCCGGTAGGACATCACAGCGAGGCCCAGATGTCGGCGCTTCAGCTGGTTATGACAACCCTTCATGCCGGTGGAAAGTTCGACAACTCCTCCTATAAAGTGTCCGGCGGACTCCATGGTGTCGGTGTGTCCTGTGTAAATGCGCTTTCAATCCATCTGGAAGTCGAAGTCAGTCTTGATGGTAAAGTCCATTTCATGAGGTTCGAAAACGGTGTTCCGGTTTCGGACATAAAGGTGACAGGGGAAACCGATAAGCGCGGGACAAAAATAACTTTCAAGCCGGATCCCGCCATATTTGAAACTACCGAGTACAGCTTTGATGTCCTTTCCAAAAGATTGCGTGAGCTTGCTTTTCTCAATAAGGGCGTTCGTATAACGATAAACGATGATCGTGTTGAGGATAAAAAGCACGATTTCTGTTATCCCGGTGGGCTGATCTCCTTTGTGCAGTTTCTCGATGAAAATAAAACACCGCTTCATCACGAGCCGATCTATTTCCAGAAGGGTATCGAGAAAATCGAAATTGAGATCGCCATGCAGTATAACGATTCGTATGCCGAAAACCTTTTTTCCTTTGCCAATAATATCAACACGATCGACGGCGGCACGCATTTATCGGGTTTTAAAAAGGCGCTCACCCGAACGATCAATACCTATATCGGCAAATATAATCTGATAAAAAACAATAAAATAGAATTGCGGGGAGAAGATCTTCGTGAAGGCCTGACTGCGGTAATCAGTGTCAAGCTTCCGGATCCTCAGTTTGAAGGTCAGACAAAGCACCGTCTGGGCAATTCCGATATAATGGGCATTGTGGAATCGGCGGTCAACAATATATTCGCGACTTTTCTGGAAGAGAACCCGCCGGTAGCCAAGAAGATAACCGAAAAATGTATCAACTCGGCCATCGCCCGTGACGCCGCCCGGAAAGCCCGTCAGCTGGCCAGGCGCAAAACCGTAATGGACGGTGGTGGATTACCGGGCAAACTTGCCGATTGTCAGGAGAGAAACCCCGGGAATTGTGAAATTTTTGTCGTTGAGGGAGACAGCGCCGGAGGAAGTGCCAAAATGGGACGGGACCGGACCTTTCAGGCAATTCTTCCTTTAAAAGGTAAAATACTGAATGTGGAAAAAGCACGAATCGATAAGGTGATCTCTCACGATGAAATTCAGGCGCTTGTGCAGGCCCTGGGAACCGGTTTTGGCCAGAGTGAGAATGGAGAAGAGGACGGATTCAACATCGATAAACTCAGATATCATAAAATTATCATTATGACTGACGCCGATGTTGACGGCTCACATATACGAACGTTGCTGTTGACCTTTTTCTTCCGTCACATGCCGGATCTTATCGAGAAAGGCTTTGTCTACATTGCTCAACCGCCGCTGTATAAGATTAAATCCGGCAAGGAAGAACGGTATGTTTTTACCGATGAAGGTAAACAAAAGGTCGTCGAAGAGTGGAAAGAGAGAAAAAACCTTTCACTCCAACGGTACAAGGGACTTGGTGAAATGAATCCCGACCAGCTGGCGGAAACGACGATGAATCCTGAGACAAGAAGACTGCTGAAAGTAAAACTCGAAGATTCGGTCGAGGCGGACAGGATTTTTACCATGCTTATGGGAGAAGAAGTTGAGCCTCGACGTCGATTCATTGAACAGAATGCGGAAAAAGTTCAAAATCTGGATATATAG
- the surE gene encoding 5'/3'-nucleotidase SurE, with product MNKTRKKPFRMLLTNDDGFGTVGITSLYGALKDTFSVTIAAPASEQSGVSHAFTFSSPLYYSKIQSNNGGLSGYAIRGTPSDCVKFAVSHLLGGKPDIVVSGMNIGENSGTSGFYSGTVAAAREGAFWQIPSFAFSTGEKGKEHVDDYSKKAVEILEFILEHYSEILAKEKNRIFFNVNFPECPLSECRGVKITRQSMAFFDDRYRRVCDKEGKDAFYIYGEKRNVELSDDYDSRAVMNNYIAITPLDFDATSQGGLNTLAVLEKNFNIL from the coding sequence ATGAATAAAACCAGAAAAAAGCCTTTCAGGATGCTTTTAACCAATGATGACGGTTTCGGCACGGTCGGAATCACCAGTCTCTATGGGGCGTTGAAAGATACATTTTCGGTTACCATTGCCGCACCTGCCAGTGAGCAGAGCGGTGTCAGCCATGCATTTACCTTTTCTTCGCCGCTCTATTATTCCAAAATACAATCGAATAATGGCGGGCTCTCTGGGTATGCTATTCGTGGTACGCCGTCCGACTGCGTCAAATTTGCGGTCAGTCATCTGCTTGGCGGCAAGCCGGATATCGTTGTTTCGGGTATGAATATCGGAGAAAACTCGGGAACATCCGGTTTTTACTCCGGTACGGTTGCGGCTGCGCGGGAAGGCGCATTCTGGCAGATACCAAGCTTTGCCTTTTCCACCGGGGAAAAGGGAAAAGAACATGTCGACGATTATTCGAAAAAAGCGGTGGAAATCCTCGAATTCATTTTAGAGCACTACAGCGAAATTCTTGCAAAGGAGAAAAATCGGATATTTTTTAATGTCAATTTTCCCGAATGTCCTCTCAGTGAATGCCGGGGCGTCAAAATAACCCGGCAGAGCATGGCTTTCTTTGACGACCGGTACCGACGGGTTTGTGATAAAGAGGGAAAAGATGCTTTTTATATTTATGGAGAAAAAAGAAATGTCGAGTTGTCGGACGATTATGATTCCAGGGCGGTAATGAATAACTATATCGCCATAACCCCGCTCGATTTTGATGCTACTTCGCAAGGGGGGCTCAATACCCTTGCTGTACTGGAAAAGAATTTTAATATCTTATAA
- the gyrA gene encoding DNA gyrase subunit A: MPDGEKQIPVFIEDEMQKSYLDYSMSMITARALPDVRDGLKPVHRRVMYGMEDLSLQHNKSHKKCARVVGDVIGKYHPHGDAAVYDTLVRMAQNFSLRYPMVDGQGNFGSVDGDPPAAMRYTECRMTRVAEEMLADIEKETVDFAPNYDDSTKEPSVLPAKIPFLLVNGATGIAVGMATNMAPHNLSEVIDAVIATIEDPEIDLPGLLKHIPGPDFPTGGVIYGRDGIVEAYRNGKGKVTVRAQTEIEKTSGDREQIIVTEIPYMVNKSTLLEKMGDLVRQKTIEGISFFRDESDRRGLRIVIGIKKDNYAEVVLNKLFKFTNLQVTFGINNLALVNMKPRLLSLKELIEQFVLHRVDVVVRRTTFELRKAKERAHILEGLKIAVDNIDEIVQLIKTSSSPEEAKQRLIDRFSLSEIQAKAILDMRLHRLTALERDKLEAEYNELMARIRELTEILESKDRQMQIIKDELMDIKNRFGDPRRTEIIDAGGEVEIEDMIADDFMVITMSHSGYIKRCPVSTYRAQARGGRGIKGMESKEDDYIENLFIASNHTYILFFTTMGRCYWLKVFRIPEAPRYGRGRPIVNLIQLRPEEKIAALVPTKEFDETSYLLMATEKGVVNKQPLKAYSNIRRDGINAIKLDPQDKLIECKLTNGNNDVILGTRNGQAVRFHESATRELGRNTRGMKGISLRGDDKVVAMIIIEESDLVLTVTENGYGKRTSVSDYRKTNRGGSGIINIKCTERNGKVVALKGIRDDCDMMLITRNGILIRMDVGKISVIGRNTQGVRLINLSKGDFVVSLALCDKETNGDENEEPVEAVEAAEIEDVSDTESPDAESPDSGEEPPSE, encoded by the coding sequence ATGCCTGACGGCGAAAAACAGATTCCGGTTTTTATTGAAGATGAAATGCAGAAATCATATCTCGATTATTCGATGAGCATGATTACTGCCCGTGCACTTCCCGACGTTCGTGATGGACTGAAACCGGTTCATCGGAGGGTAATGTATGGAATGGAAGACCTCTCATTACAGCATAACAAATCGCATAAGAAATGTGCTCGTGTTGTAGGGGATGTTATCGGTAAATATCATCCCCATGGTGATGCTGCGGTATATGATACCCTGGTCCGTATGGCACAGAACTTTTCTCTCCGGTATCCGATGGTTGACGGACAGGGCAATTTCGGGTCTGTTGACGGCGATCCTCCTGCAGCGATGCGATACACCGAATGCAGAATGACCCGGGTTGCTGAAGAAATGCTGGCGGATATCGAGAAAGAGACCGTCGACTTTGCCCCCAACTATGACGACAGCACCAAAGAACCTTCGGTACTTCCGGCAAAAATCCCATTCCTTCTCGTTAATGGAGCGACTGGTATTGCGGTTGGTATGGCCACCAATATGGCTCCCCATAATCTGAGTGAGGTCATCGATGCGGTAATTGCAACAATCGAAGATCCTGAAATTGACCTTCCCGGTTTGTTGAAACATATTCCGGGGCCCGATTTTCCCACCGGCGGTGTTATTTACGGGCGTGATGGAATTGTCGAAGCCTACAGAAACGGTAAGGGAAAAGTTACGGTACGAGCCCAGACCGAAATCGAAAAAACATCCGGAGACAGAGAACAGATCATTGTTACCGAAATTCCCTATATGGTAAATAAGTCAACGCTTCTGGAGAAAATGGGCGACCTGGTCAGGCAGAAAACGATTGAAGGAATTTCGTTTTTCAGGGATGAATCCGACAGAAGAGGTCTGCGGATTGTGATCGGCATTAAAAAAGATAATTATGCCGAGGTCGTTTTGAATAAGCTTTTTAAGTTTACCAACCTTCAGGTGACATTCGGGATAAACAATCTGGCCCTGGTGAACATGAAACCGCGGCTGTTGTCTCTGAAAGAACTCATTGAACAGTTTGTTCTTCACCGTGTCGATGTTGTTGTTCGTCGCACCACCTTCGAATTGAGAAAGGCAAAAGAACGGGCCCATATTCTTGAGGGGCTGAAAATCGCCGTCGATAATATTGATGAAATAGTACAGCTTATTAAAACATCTTCATCACCCGAGGAAGCAAAACAACGTCTTATCGACAGATTTTCACTCAGTGAAATTCAGGCCAAGGCAATTCTGGATATGCGTCTTCACCGGCTTACTGCTCTGGAGCGGGATAAACTCGAAGCCGAATATAACGAGCTTATGGCCAGGATTCGTGAGTTGACCGAAATACTCGAAAGTAAAGATCGTCAGATGCAGATTATCAAAGATGAGCTTATGGACATAAAAAACCGTTTCGGCGATCCACGGCGGACCGAAATTATCGATGCCGGTGGTGAGGTCGAAATCGAAGATATGATTGCCGACGACTTTATGGTGATCACCATGTCTCATTCCGGTTACATCAAACGGTGTCCGGTTTCGACCTACCGTGCACAGGCACGCGGTGGCCGCGGCATTAAGGGTATGGAATCCAAGGAGGACGATTATATTGAAAACCTCTTTATTGCATCAAACCATACCTATATTCTGTTCTTTACAACAATGGGACGGTGTTACTGGTTGAAGGTGTTCCGGATTCCTGAGGCTCCGCGGTATGGCCGCGGCAGGCCGATTGTGAATCTTATCCAGCTTCGACCTGAAGAAAAAATTGCCGCCCTGGTCCCGACAAAGGAGTTCGACGAAACCTCCTACCTGCTTATGGCCACCGAAAAAGGTGTTGTCAATAAGCAGCCTCTCAAAGCATATTCGAACATTCGCAGAGATGGTATCAATGCAATTAAACTCGATCCCCAGGATAAACTCATTGAATGTAAACTGACCAACGGAAACAATGACGTTATTCTCGGTACCAGAAACGGACAGGCGGTCCGATTCCACGAAAGCGCCACCCGTGAACTTGGCCGAAATACCCGGGGAATGAAGGGAATTTCCTTGCGTGGTGATGACAAGGTTGTCGCCATGATTATCATTGAAGAGTCTGATCTTGTATTGACAGTTACCGAAAATGGATACGGAAAACGAACAAGTGTTTCCGATTACCGTAAAACCAATCGTGGCGGCTCCGGGATTATTAATATCAAATGCACCGAACGAAACGGCAAAGTGGTCGCTTTAAAAGGCATCAGAGATGATTGCGACATGATGCTGATTACCCGTAACGGTATTCTCATTCGCATGGATGTCGGTAAGATATCGGTGATCGGTCGGAATACCCAGGGAGTCCGCCTGATTAATCTCAGCAAAGGCGATTTTGTTGTAAGTCTGGCCCTGTGCGATAAAGAAACGAATGGCGACGAGAATGAGGAACCGGTTGAAGCTGTTGAGGCTGCCGAAATCGAAGATGTTTCGGATACCGAATCCCCGGATGCAGAATCGCCGGATTCTGGGGAAGAACCGCCTTCAGAGTAA
- the ftsE gene encoding cell division ATP-binding protein FtsE yields MIRFAHVTKTYDGQFTALQNVSFFIDKAEFVFLTGASGAGKTTLLKHIYMEERPSTGQVFVCGFDSKYAQKKELPYLRRKLGIVFQDFRLLYDRNVFENVAFAIRAVGVSERKVKRKVFEVLAQTGLSHKISYLPSQLSGGEQQRVCIARAIANDPWVLLADEPTGNLDLEVSQEIMDLLRSINSWGTTVMMATHDLHLIESCHYRRIELSRGSLVGGSDTTVKPKAWDLKK; encoded by the coding sequence ATGATTCGCTTTGCCCATGTAACAAAAACCTATGACGGTCAATTCACTGCATTGCAAAATGTATCCTTTTTTATTGACAAGGCCGAATTTGTCTTTTTAACCGGCGCCAGTGGTGCCGGCAAAACGACCTTGCTCAAACATATTTACATGGAGGAACGACCCAGCACGGGGCAGGTCTTTGTCTGCGGTTTCGATTCAAAATATGCCCAAAAAAAAGAGCTTCCCTATTTGCGTCGGAAACTCGGTATTGTATTCCAGGATTTTCGTCTTCTCTATGACCGGAATGTATTTGAGAATGTGGCTTTTGCCATCCGGGCTGTGGGCGTATCGGAGCGCAAGGTAAAAAGGAAAGTATTTGAAGTACTGGCGCAAACCGGATTAAGTCATAAAATTTCTTATCTTCCAAGCCAACTCTCCGGTGGTGAACAACAGCGGGTATGCATTGCCCGGGCAATTGCCAACGATCCATGGGTCCTTCTGGCTGATGAGCCGACCGGCAATCTGGACCTCGAAGTTTCTCAGGAAATTATGGATCTCCTCCGCAGCATCAACAGCTGGGGTACTACCGTCATGATGGCAACCCATGATCTTCATCTCATCGAATCATGTCATTACCGGCGTATCGAACTTTCCCGGGGAAGTCTTGTCGGGGGCAGTGATACGACCGTTAAACCAAAAGCATGGGATTTGAAAAAGTGA
- a CDS encoding methyltransferase domain-containing protein, with translation MVYTGLAPIYDRVMIHVRYEQWVGLITRIVKKYLSRTPITVFEIGGGTAVLGKMLIDKGFAYTGSDISTSMCFEAKKKVGRFIVADGRLLPVKSGFDMVLFLYDGINYLMNLDDYTRLFSETWNILKPFGLFLFDITTFTNSIHYFNDYYDHEDLGEYFYSRHSYYQESDHTQHNDFTIYRRHNNSTPDEKMNEYHTQKLFHPEEISARIPKDKFDLIGIWDGYGFKKYSDTSERIHFLLRKKPAA, from the coding sequence GTGGTCTATACAGGATTGGCCCCGATCTATGACAGAGTAATGATTCATGTCAGGTACGAGCAATGGGTCGGCCTCATAACGCGAATAGTTAAAAAGTATCTTTCCCGTACGCCGATCACTGTTTTTGAAATCGGTGGAGGGACAGCTGTTCTCGGCAAAATGCTGATCGATAAAGGGTTTGCCTATACCGGCTCAGATATCAGTACCAGTATGTGTTTTGAAGCAAAAAAAAAGGTCGGCCGTTTTATTGTGGCCGATGGTCGTCTATTGCCGGTGAAATCCGGTTTTGATATGGTGCTGTTCCTCTATGACGGCATCAACTATCTTATGAATCTGGACGATTACACCAGGCTATTTTCTGAAACATGGAACATACTCAAACCCTTCGGACTTTTCCTTTTCGATATTACAACCTTCACAAACTCAATTCATTATTTCAACGATTATTACGACCATGAAGATCTGGGTGAATACTTCTACTCCCGTCACAGCTATTACCAGGAATCGGACCATACGCAGCATAACGATTTTACCATATACCGCCGTCATAATAATTCAACTCCCGATGAGAAAATGAATGAATACCATACCCAGAAGTTATTTCATCCCGAAGAAATTTCGGCGCGCATACCAAAGGACAAATTTGATTTGATTGGTATCTGGGATGGATATGGCTTTAAAAAATATTCGGATACATCGGAAAGAATACACTTTCTTTTAAGGAAGAAACCTGCGGCATGA
- the mfd gene encoding transcription-repair coupling factor: MNVEFYKDHWPHGSIPQAVQWAEEQPESALFTGCTGSSDALCIAELFAASERSLFVLTESTKRAEILAHECATFVGEDSIFLLPARDAVPYNMKSPFGPTVEARFETLSRMLNRQKGIYIAPSSCLLERVVPSNALFNQVIRLNVGDEVTLENLSAWLIEIGFHKETMVSDLGTFSVRGGIVDIYPFMYDNPIRLEFWGDTIESIREFDIFSQKSRTRLSSLEIFPMKEICFDDEALEAGLESMRGYAEETGIDFSAIDRLEHQWKLAGDQEGIEWFLHWLPKNTASVLDYLPRDCLVVWNDIIPVDRRLEIYKNNYTRHLERVPELFLPFISPPEKLLLNKNDIDEELTCFCRIFMGTLDLPPHSPSYACSFAEPAPVSSNLEQLYSELTAQHQKGFDITILAGNVGTAERLIELIHEQCPFVTVFLGYLERGYVDKHNSRIIYAEDLIFRRKQHHHIKPKKSKGGIPISSFEALSPGDFVVHVDHGIGKFVGIQRISAGQANRDCMALQFKDRAKLFVPIEDFHKVQKYVAKESVVPSLSKLGSEAWNRLKKRTRDSLREMARELIELYAKRQYHEGIAFAPDAPWQKEFEDAFIYDETPDQLTAIKQVKKDMETKKPMDRLICGDVGFGKTEVAMRAAFKAVMNGYQVAVLAPTTILAMQHNNTFSDRMANFPIKIDVLCRFLKPKEQKEIVAKAKNGEIDILVGTHRLLSKDVSFKNLGLLIVDEEQKFGVKHKERLKQFRSKIDVLSMTATPIPRTLHLSLIGARDLSTMNTPPRNRLPVQTSVSEYHDEMVKNAIENELDRGGQVYVVHNRIKDLYVLKDKIEQLVPKARVIAAHGQMHERELEIIMREFVAGRYDVLVSTVIIENGLDIANVNTILVNRADMMGLSQLYQLRGRVGRSSEQAFAYLLTPAFKKIDEHSLRRLFALEQYTELGSGFQIAMRDLEIRGAGNILGTRQHGCIAAVGFEMYCRLLQEAVKEAKGEKIDDETREIQVDIPLEAHIPSDYVSDGAARIRIYQELSSVTSTDQIEDIEQDIIDRFGPAPPPVHTLLLLMNIKVLARNIGCSKIAVDTDRTLSFNFEGNNEEIKEQIKKILSQSARNFEVVYQTPISLKTTLSSKDTLEKAFEVKTLIEEIVK; the protein is encoded by the coding sequence ATGAACGTAGAATTTTATAAAGACCACTGGCCGCATGGCTCGATTCCTCAAGCGGTCCAATGGGCTGAAGAACAGCCTGAAAGCGCGCTTTTTACCGGATGCACAGGCTCAAGTGATGCACTGTGTATTGCCGAGCTTTTTGCTGCATCGGAGCGGTCCCTTTTTGTGCTGACCGAAAGCACAAAACGGGCCGAAATCCTCGCCCATGAATGTGCGACTTTTGTGGGGGAAGACAGCATATTTTTGCTCCCTGCACGCGATGCAGTCCCCTATAACATGAAATCCCCCTTTGGACCGACGGTTGAGGCTCGTTTCGAGACACTCTCCCGGATGCTCAACCGTCAAAAAGGCATATATATTGCTCCAAGCTCATGTCTTCTGGAAAGAGTTGTTCCCTCAAACGCTCTCTTCAACCAGGTTATCAGACTCAATGTAGGCGATGAGGTTACACTCGAAAATCTCAGCGCATGGCTTATTGAAATCGGCTTTCATAAAGAGACCATGGTATCCGATCTAGGGACGTTCAGCGTCCGGGGTGGAATCGTGGACATCTATCCTTTTATGTATGATAATCCTATCCGCCTGGAATTCTGGGGTGATACCATTGAATCCATCAGAGAATTCGATATATTCAGCCAGAAATCGCGGACCCGGCTTTCTTCACTTGAGATATTTCCCATGAAGGAGATCTGTTTTGATGATGAAGCACTAGAAGCGGGCCTGGAGTCGATGCGCGGTTATGCTGAAGAAACCGGTATCGATTTTTCAGCAATCGACCGGCTTGAGCATCAATGGAAGCTGGCGGGTGACCAGGAAGGAATAGAATGGTTCTTGCACTGGCTTCCCAAAAATACAGCTTCAGTATTGGATTACCTTCCCCGGGACTGCCTGGTTGTATGGAATGATATAATTCCTGTGGACCGTCGTCTGGAAATTTACAAAAATAATTATACCCGTCACTTGGAGCGGGTTCCTGAATTATTTCTTCCCTTCATTTCTCCGCCCGAAAAACTTCTTTTAAATAAAAATGATATCGACGAGGAACTAACCTGCTTTTGCAGGATTTTTATGGGAACACTCGATCTTCCGCCCCACTCCCCCTCCTATGCCTGCTCCTTTGCAGAACCGGCGCCGGTATCCAGTAATCTGGAACAGCTCTATTCTGAGCTTACCGCACAGCATCAGAAGGGTTTTGATATTACTATTCTGGCCGGCAATGTGGGGACAGCCGAACGGCTGATCGAACTTATCCACGAACAGTGTCCCTTTGTAACTGTTTTTCTGGGCTATCTCGAACGGGGATATGTGGATAAACACAACAGCCGGATCATATACGCCGAAGATCTTATATTCAGACGAAAACAGCACCACCACATAAAGCCGAAAAAATCAAAAGGGGGAATTCCGATATCCTCCTTTGAGGCCCTTTCTCCAGGCGATTTTGTTGTCCATGTCGATCATGGTATCGGCAAATTTGTTGGAATACAAAGAATCAGTGCCGGCCAGGCCAACCGCGACTGCATGGCGCTTCAGTTCAAGGACAGAGCAAAGCTCTTTGTTCCTATTGAAGATTTTCATAAAGTACAGAAATACGTCGCAAAAGAATCGGTGGTGCCCTCACTATCAAAGCTTGGAAGTGAAGCATGGAATCGACTGAAAAAACGGACCAGAGATTCACTCAGGGAAATGGCCCGGGAACTGATCGAATTGTATGCCAAACGGCAATATCATGAGGGAATCGCTTTTGCTCCGGATGCACCGTGGCAAAAGGAATTTGAAGACGCCTTTATCTACGACGAAACCCCCGATCAGTTGACCGCTATCAAGCAGGTTAAAAAAGACATGGAAACAAAAAAACCGATGGACCGGTTGATCTGCGGTGATGTCGGATTCGGGAAAACAGAAGTTGCAATGCGTGCCGCATTCAAAGCGGTCATGAACGGCTATCAGGTTGCGGTTTTGGCGCCGACAACGATCCTTGCCATGCAGCACAACAATACGTTTTCGGATCGTATGGCAAATTTCCCGATAAAAATAGATGTGCTCTGCCGTTTTCTTAAACCAAAAGAACAAAAAGAGATCGTTGCAAAGGCGAAAAACGGTGAGATCGATATTCTTGTGGGAACACATCGGCTGCTGTCCAAGGATGTTTCGTTTAAAAACCTCGGTCTTCTTATTGTAGATGAAGAACAGAAATTTGGGGTAAAACACAAAGAAAGACTCAAACAGTTCCGTTCAAAAATTGATGTTCTTTCCATGACAGCCACGCCGATCCCCCGAACGCTTCATCTTTCACTGATCGGCGCCCGCGATTTATCGACGATGAATACTCCACCCCGGAACCGTCTCCCGGTCCAGACCAGCGTCTCGGAATACCACGATGAAATGGTGAAAAACGCAATCGAGAACGAACTCGACAGAGGCGGTCAGGTGTATGTGGTTCACAATCGTATCAAAGACTTGTACGTGTTGAAAGATAAAATTGAACAGCTGGTACCCAAAGCCCGGGTAATTGCCGCACACGGACAGATGCACGAGCGGGAGCTTGAAATAATCATGCGGGAATTTGTCGCCGGACGCTATGATGTTCTCGTGTCGACAGTTATTATCGAAAACGGGCTTGATATAGCTAATGTCAACACTATCCTGGTCAATCGTGCCGATATGATGGGTCTGTCACAACTCTATCAATTGCGGGGACGGGTCGGGAGATCGTCGGAACAGGCATTTGCCTATCTACTCACCCCTGCTTTTAAAAAGATCGACGAGCATTCGCTACGGCGTCTTTTTGCCCTCGAGCAGTATACCGAGCTTGGTTCCGGTTTTCAGATTGCGATGCGTGACCTGGAAATTCGGGGAGCAGGAAACATTCTCGGCACCCGTCAGCACGGATGTATCGCTGCCGTGGGTTTTGAAATGTATTGCCGACTGCTTCAGGAAGCTGTCAAAGAAGCGAAGGGCGAAAAAATCGATGATGAAACCCGGGAAATTCAGGTGGATATCCCTCTTGAAGCCCATATCCCTTCGGATTATGTTTCAGATGGCGCCGCCAGGATACGAATATATCAGGAACTATCATCGGTTACATCAACCGACCAGATTGAAGATATCGAACAGGATATTATCGACCGGTTCGGTCCTGCACCGCCTCCTGTTCACACGCTGTTGCTGCTTATGAATATAAAAGTACTGGCACGAAATATCGGATGCTCAAAAATTGCGGTCGATACAGACAGAACGCTGAGTTTCAACTTTGAGGGAAACAACGAAGAAATAAAGGAACAAATCAAGAAAATACTGTCTCAAAGCGCCCGAAACTTCGAAGTTGTTTACCAAACTCCGATCTCCTTGAAAACAACGCTGTCGTCAAAAGATACTCTGGAAAAGGCGTTTGAAGTAAAAACTTTAATAGAAGAAATTGTTAAATAA